In a genomic window of Candidatus Tumulicola sp.:
- a CDS encoding VOC family protein gives MESTAIAFVMYPVGDMERAVHFYADVVGLQKSGLESPFWVEFDVAGATFGIGNFEQAGTPGTAGSLALEVADMTSARAALAKHDVETSEPFETPVCFISGFADPDGNRVWLHQSKPR, from the coding sequence ATGGAATCTACAGCGATCGCTTTTGTGATGTATCCGGTCGGCGATATGGAACGCGCCGTCCACTTTTATGCCGACGTCGTCGGATTGCAGAAGTCCGGGCTAGAGTCGCCGTTTTGGGTCGAGTTCGACGTAGCGGGCGCGACGTTCGGCATTGGCAATTTCGAGCAAGCCGGAACGCCGGGAACGGCCGGTTCGCTGGCGTTGGAAGTTGCCGACATGACTTCCGCTCGCGCCGCGCTGGCCAAGCACGATGTCGAAACGTCGGAGCCGTTTGAAACGCCGGTTTGCTTCATTTCAGGCTTTGCGGACCCGGACGGCAACCGGGTCTGGCTACACCAGTCAAAGCCGCGCTGA
- a CDS encoding 6-phosphofructokinase, with protein MNLGILVGGGPAPGINGVIAAAAREAIKCGLRVVGIYDGYRDLAAGTPVLTREIDDDDIARIRYSGGSLLRTSRTNPAKDAASLERCIAGIRALDLRYLVCIGGDDTTYGATKIAEAAGSTLGIATVPKTIDNDLPLPDNAPTFGFETARSVGTEIVESLIEDAMTTSRWYLVVSMGRKSGALALGMCKAAGATLAVIPEEFPPNADVGLAIDTIVGSIVKQRALGRLDGVAIVAEGVAERLSLESLSSLDGVERDAFGHVRLADIPIGPVLRDGVRKRLTELGVDTTVTAKDVGYELRCAKPVPFDLDYTRTLGYGAVRYLLDGGSGALIALRGGRVEPMRLEELIDPQTGRIRTRLVDVTTEAYRVARDNMVRLEAEDLDSPQVERIAAQTTLDPQTFRLQFEAAVRVSPTTPV; from the coding sequence ATGAACCTTGGAATCTTGGTCGGCGGCGGTCCCGCACCCGGCATCAACGGTGTTATTGCAGCCGCAGCCCGCGAGGCGATAAAATGCGGACTGCGAGTCGTCGGGATCTACGATGGATATCGCGATCTCGCCGCCGGTACGCCCGTGCTGACCCGTGAGATCGACGACGACGACATCGCGCGCATCCGCTACAGCGGCGGATCGTTACTGCGTACGTCACGCACCAATCCGGCGAAAGACGCCGCATCGCTGGAACGCTGTATCGCCGGTATACGAGCGCTCGATCTGCGATATCTCGTGTGCATCGGCGGCGACGACACGACATACGGCGCAACCAAGATTGCTGAGGCTGCCGGCTCGACGCTCGGAATTGCGACGGTGCCGAAAACGATCGACAACGATTTACCGCTACCCGACAACGCGCCGACGTTCGGTTTCGAAACGGCACGCTCGGTCGGCACCGAGATCGTCGAGAGCCTCATCGAGGACGCGATGACCACCAGCCGCTGGTATCTCGTCGTGAGCATGGGGCGCAAATCCGGGGCGTTGGCATTGGGCATGTGCAAGGCCGCCGGAGCCACCCTAGCCGTCATTCCGGAGGAGTTTCCACCCAACGCGGATGTCGGGCTTGCAATCGACACGATCGTCGGCTCGATCGTCAAGCAACGCGCGCTGGGACGGCTCGACGGCGTGGCGATCGTCGCCGAGGGCGTCGCCGAACGGTTGTCGCTGGAAAGCCTCTCCTCGCTCGACGGCGTCGAGCGGGACGCATTCGGGCACGTGCGTTTGGCCGACATTCCGATCGGTCCCGTTTTGCGGGACGGCGTCCGAAAACGCTTGACCGAGCTCGGCGTCGACACAACGGTCACGGCAAAAGACGTCGGCTACGAATTGCGCTGTGCCAAACCGGTTCCATTCGATCTCGACTACACGCGAACGCTCGGATATGGCGCGGTGCGCTATTTACTCGACGGCGGCAGCGGCGCGCTCATCGCTCTGCGCGGTGGACGTGTCGAACCCATGCGGCTGGAAGAGCTGATCGATCCGCAGACCGGCCGCATCCGGACGCGCCTCGTCGATGTAACGACCGAAGCCTATCGTGTTGCGCGCGACAACATGGTGCGGCTCGAAGCCGAAGACCTCGATTCGCCGCAGGTCGAGCGCATTGCGGCGCAAACGACGTTGGATCCGCAAACCTTTCGCCTGCAGTTCGAGGCTGCGGTTCGGGTTTCGCCCACTACTCCGGTTTGA
- a CDS encoding HAD family hydrolase: protein MFVRERWASFDCFGTLIDWERGFRATLTASGASKPDAVVKAFHRHEAALEAETYRPYREVTRMALERAIAETDDTIHSATALTDSWASLPVFDDAVEALQQLRADGWSLAILTNCDDDLFALTAGELGVPIDRVVTAQNVRSYKPAPGHFFRFRETIGDSPWMHVACSWFHDIVPAHRAGIPRVWIDRNRSHEDPALATAVLPDLHELASVVRTIVR, encoded by the coding sequence GTGTTCGTGCGAGAACGTTGGGCGTCGTTCGATTGTTTCGGTACGCTGATCGACTGGGAACGCGGATTTCGTGCGACTCTCACGGCGAGCGGCGCGTCGAAGCCCGATGCGGTCGTGAAGGCATTTCACCGGCACGAGGCGGCCCTCGAAGCCGAGACCTACCGTCCGTATCGCGAGGTGACACGTATGGCGCTCGAGCGAGCGATCGCCGAAACCGACGACACGATCCATTCGGCGACCGCGCTGACCGATTCGTGGGCGTCACTGCCGGTCTTCGACGATGCGGTCGAAGCGCTGCAGCAACTGCGAGCTGACGGTTGGTCGTTAGCGATCCTAACGAATTGCGACGACGACCTGTTTGCATTGACCGCAGGCGAACTTGGGGTTCCGATCGACCGGGTCGTGACCGCTCAAAACGTGCGAAGCTACAAGCCCGCGCCGGGGCACTTTTTCCGATTTCGCGAAACGATCGGCGATAGTCCGTGGATGCATGTAGCGTGCAGTTGGTTTCACGATATCGTTCCGGCGCATCGCGCAGGCATACCGCGCGTCTGGATCGATCGGAATCGCTCGCATGAGGATCCCGCGCTCGCGACTGCGGTGTTGCCGGATTTACACGAGCTGGCGAGCGTCGTGCGGACGATCGTGCGATGA
- a CDS encoding multicopper oxidase domain-containing protein: MLCWFRLITRITILALAVLAAGVFLPQRALADADEQPGATTSALGMQPIQGPVPRATPAPGESATFRRSDGAYQARPDGYGRTKVFHIVERAAPWEISPGLTVMANTYNGVVPGPALVVDQGDTVVIDYLNDDATPDTIHLHGIHDIPVSMDGVGGISQPLVRPGQRYEYRFVADTPGTFIYHTHDDEAMLNSGLYGAIIVRPAHPLPAERNLGHDFLEMISSWQIQSSAENVFTLNGKQFPATQTLDVHKGERFRIRWINISGEEFHTMHTHGHYQHLVARDAQPVHDDDMEDTVLLGPGQRIDVVVDANADPGTWLIHCHVADHIEGADGMPAGLITAIHYIGTPNTLTSMYRAMKPVTKASAPRALSFSLTLLLGAIAGFTIFLGLPIARARKVSPQTVAVLNALAIGILLYLVVEIATNAIAPISSGISSWKAGTTHFPLAAISVFIAGLLIGLVGLGSVATTFARRASAHADNPMVLSAIIAIGVGAHNFGEGLAIGASAASGATAIAVALIVGFALHNATEGFGVAAPMVGRFVPSWSQIALAGLIAGGPTFLGTAVGYAFYSPLLSVLFLAIAVGALVFVIGELWSVLRKTGLTPLVTIAVSAGFVVAMATELFLDFNNG; the protein is encoded by the coding sequence ATGTTGTGTTGGTTTCGCCTAATCACGCGCATCACGATACTGGCGCTCGCGGTCCTCGCCGCGGGCGTTTTTCTACCGCAGCGCGCGCTGGCAGATGCCGACGAGCAACCCGGAGCGACTACGTCGGCGCTCGGCATGCAGCCCATTCAAGGGCCGGTTCCGAGAGCGACGCCGGCACCCGGAGAATCTGCTACGTTCCGGCGATCCGATGGCGCCTATCAAGCGCGACCGGATGGATACGGGCGAACCAAAGTGTTTCACATCGTCGAACGCGCCGCGCCGTGGGAGATTTCGCCCGGTCTTACCGTTATGGCGAATACGTATAACGGCGTCGTTCCCGGTCCGGCGCTGGTGGTCGACCAAGGCGATACCGTCGTGATCGATTACCTCAACGATGACGCGACGCCGGATACCATCCATCTACACGGCATTCACGACATTCCGGTTTCGATGGACGGCGTCGGAGGTATCTCGCAACCGTTGGTACGTCCCGGACAACGATACGAATACCGATTCGTCGCCGATACACCCGGCACGTTCATCTATCATACGCACGACGACGAAGCGATGCTGAACTCCGGATTGTACGGGGCGATTATCGTACGCCCCGCGCATCCGCTGCCGGCCGAACGCAATCTCGGACACGATTTTCTCGAGATGATCTCGTCCTGGCAAATTCAGAGTTCGGCCGAAAACGTCTTCACGCTCAACGGCAAACAATTTCCGGCGACGCAAACCCTCGACGTGCATAAAGGCGAACGCTTTCGCATTCGCTGGATCAATATCTCGGGCGAAGAGTTCCATACCATGCATACGCACGGGCATTATCAACACCTCGTCGCGCGCGACGCGCAGCCGGTTCACGACGACGATATGGAAGATACGGTTCTGCTCGGACCGGGCCAGCGCATCGACGTCGTGGTCGACGCCAATGCCGATCCCGGAACGTGGCTGATCCATTGTCACGTTGCCGACCACATCGAAGGCGCCGACGGCATGCCGGCCGGATTGATTACCGCCATCCACTACATCGGAACGCCGAATACGCTGACGTCGATGTATCGCGCGATGAAACCGGTCACGAAAGCGAGCGCTCCGCGCGCGTTGAGTTTTTCGTTGACGCTGTTACTCGGCGCGATCGCCGGCTTCACGATTTTCCTCGGCTTACCGATCGCTCGTGCGCGCAAGGTGTCGCCGCAAACGGTGGCGGTACTGAACGCGCTGGCGATCGGCATTCTTCTCTATTTAGTCGTCGAGATCGCGACCAACGCCATCGCTCCGATCAGCAGCGGCATTTCGTCGTGGAAGGCCGGAACCACGCATTTTCCGCTCGCCGCCATATCGGTCTTCATTGCCGGCCTCCTGATTGGCTTGGTCGGCTTGGGAAGCGTTGCGACTACCTTCGCGCGGCGCGCTTCCGCGCACGCCGACAATCCGATGGTGTTGTCGGCCATCATCGCCATCGGTGTCGGCGCTCACAACTTTGGTGAAGGCCTTGCCATCGGCGCATCCGCAGCATCCGGCGCCACCGCAATCGCGGTTGCGTTGATCGTCGGGTTCGCACTGCACAACGCCACCGAAGGCTTCGGCGTTGCCGCACCCATGGTCGGCCGTTTCGTGCCGTCGTGGTCGCAAATCGCACTGGCCGGTCTGATTGCCGGCGGTCCCACGTTCTTAGGAACAGCTGTCGGATATGCATTTTACTCGCCGCTATTGAGCGTTCTCTTCTTAGCGATCGCCGTCGGAGCGCTCGTATTCGTTATCGGCGAATTATGGTCGGTGCTGCGCAAGACCGGTCTGACGCCGCTGGTGACGATCGCGGTGTCGGCCGGGTTCGTCGTCGCCATGGCAACCGAGCTATTCCTCGATTTCAATAACGGCTAA
- a CDS encoding LuxR C-terminal-related transcriptional regulator, whose amino-acid sequence MRAASLHERVLVVEAGPGWGKTTAVRAAFPDAPYVEVPGGGRPGAFELALLTSLGLSVSDAGSIVARLDSDATCVLRAIIAAHTGQAIILDDIQRLDSAGAGLIEALVESQTVRLVLVGRSLSVLPIGTWLARGHVGMPFGPDVLALRAEHVAQLFSDVEAGDELQRAIVSTYAGWPLAASIAAALLRSGSTQREVPARLADGVAAIAGSIVAELDDDGRALLIESALRSTYGLRATAAGLAQIRRLALPESESGLHELFVVATLKEVLREERAGVAEHISTPDDDPSALYALLAAEAPHTLNDRVWQFLAELHDRYDRATLQMIASQPDISPAAARAARSFIHIFASQFDEAAAVAEPVLGEVARHSPHAALRLARGLVHAGRGEACVSLLQQMQDGDPAIAVRRDCLLGYITGDSARIANASERASAAGDLNLIGFASIHASVLALHDGELDAAEGLAARGEDAARAAGSVLLEARALKIRYGVAMLRARLDVAAVHVGRLVALQELVADPNERASDLVAAFEIEVLAGRPARAAGYDQTIRKIGHGWLDMETYVVCQAVVDAWQGLPFTGADRLAAFASVAQPASRRLPLSLGAFLSATGDAAERAADFLRRLAATPAAAEPFAQAHYEMAAAFAAVAECLLGRQNAAAARLKVEARTEFGSVFLNAARHYAAASNAGAFTDAMRAAGFAGIAMLFEGSGLRSERTPLSRTERSVLSYLASGMDAPRIADLTGRSLHTIKNQRRSIISKLGAGNTVEAVAIARRLGLL is encoded by the coding sequence TTGCGCGCAGCATCGTTGCACGAACGCGTGCTGGTCGTCGAAGCGGGTCCCGGCTGGGGAAAGACGACCGCCGTTCGGGCTGCGTTTCCGGATGCCCCGTACGTTGAAGTTCCCGGCGGCGGCCGCCCCGGCGCCTTTGAACTCGCGCTGCTAACGTCGCTCGGGTTGAGCGTTTCGGATGCCGGAAGCATCGTCGCTCGTCTCGATTCCGACGCGACCTGTGTCTTACGCGCTATTATTGCTGCCCATACCGGGCAAGCCATTATCCTCGACGATATTCAACGACTCGATTCCGCCGGGGCGGGCTTGATCGAAGCGCTAGTCGAGAGTCAAACGGTGCGCCTGGTATTGGTCGGAAGATCGCTGTCCGTTCTCCCGATCGGTACGTGGCTCGCCCGCGGACACGTCGGCATGCCATTCGGGCCAGACGTGTTAGCGTTGCGCGCCGAGCATGTCGCACAACTGTTTTCGGATGTGGAGGCCGGCGACGAACTGCAACGTGCGATCGTATCGACGTACGCCGGCTGGCCGCTCGCAGCGTCGATCGCGGCGGCGCTTTTGCGCAGCGGTTCGACACAGCGCGAAGTGCCCGCGAGATTGGCCGACGGCGTGGCGGCAATCGCCGGTTCGATCGTTGCCGAACTCGACGACGACGGACGAGCGCTGCTCATCGAATCGGCACTGCGTTCGACATACGGACTTCGCGCGACCGCGGCCGGTTTGGCACAGATACGCCGCTTAGCCCTTCCGGAATCGGAATCGGGTCTACACGAATTGTTCGTCGTCGCCACGCTCAAGGAAGTACTCCGCGAAGAGCGCGCGGGCGTCGCCGAACACATCTCTACGCCGGACGACGACCCATCGGCATTGTATGCGCTGCTCGCCGCGGAAGCTCCGCATACGTTGAACGATCGCGTGTGGCAATTCTTGGCCGAACTGCACGATCGCTACGATCGCGCGACGCTGCAAATGATCGCATCACAACCCGACATCTCGCCGGCCGCGGCCCGCGCTGCGCGCAGTTTCATTCACATATTCGCTTCGCAATTCGACGAGGCGGCGGCCGTCGCCGAACCGGTACTCGGCGAGGTAGCACGCCATAGCCCGCATGCTGCGTTGCGGCTCGCTCGCGGACTCGTACACGCCGGACGCGGCGAGGCCTGCGTTTCGCTGTTGCAACAAATGCAAGACGGCGATCCCGCGATTGCGGTTCGCCGCGATTGCCTACTCGGATACATCACCGGCGATTCGGCGCGCATTGCGAACGCAAGCGAACGAGCGTCGGCTGCCGGCGACTTGAACCTTATCGGCTTCGCATCGATCCACGCCTCGGTTCTCGCGTTGCATGATGGCGAACTCGACGCAGCCGAAGGTTTAGCGGCGCGCGGCGAGGACGCGGCTCGCGCGGCGGGATCGGTGCTGCTCGAAGCGCGCGCGCTGAAAATCCGCTATGGCGTCGCGATGTTGCGAGCAAGGCTCGATGTTGCCGCCGTCCACGTCGGCCGCTTGGTCGCGTTGCAAGAACTCGTCGCCGATCCCAACGAACGCGCGTCCGATCTGGTCGCCGCCTTCGAAATTGAAGTGTTGGCCGGCCGCCCGGCGCGCGCCGCCGGTTACGATCAGACGATTCGAAAAATTGGACACGGCTGGCTCGACATGGAAACGTATGTGGTGTGCCAGGCGGTGGTCGATGCATGGCAAGGATTGCCGTTCACCGGAGCCGATCGTTTGGCGGCCTTCGCCTCAGTCGCCCAGCCAGCCAGCCGGCGGCTTCCGCTTTCGCTCGGCGCCTTTCTGTCGGCCACGGGCGATGCGGCCGAGCGGGCTGCCGATTTTCTGCGGCGCTTAGCGGCAACACCCGCGGCCGCCGAGCCGTTCGCGCAAGCCCATTACGAGATGGCGGCAGCGTTCGCTGCCGTCGCCGAATGTTTACTCGGCCGCCAAAACGCTGCCGCGGCGCGGCTCAAAGTCGAAGCACGCACCGAATTCGGCAGCGTCTTCCTGAACGCCGCGCGTCACTACGCGGCCGCATCGAACGCGGGTGCTTTTACGGACGCAATGCGCGCGGCCGGCTTTGCCGGCATCGCCATGCTCTTCGAAGGAAGCGGCCTGCGCAGCGAACGCACCCCGCTTTCGCGCACCGAACGATCGGTGCTGTCGTACCTGGCGTCCGGGATGGACGCGCCGCGGATCGCAGACCTGACCGGACGCTCGCTGCACACGATCAAGAATCAACGGCGCTCGATCATCAGCAAGCTTGGAGCCGGAAACACCGTTGAGGCGGTCGCCATCGCACGACGCCTCGGCCTGCTCTAA
- a CDS encoding HD domain-containing phosphohydrolase: MQTYPGERLALSELASIVRDEVIYADRWAIVDWIRREMRAATPHEVLTLIDRAGAQLAQSVDDGDRSAVLQRLETMRSRSQELVWEQTATRGTSVDDAIGALHAVVRATDPELHQHLEAVGALAGRLGRTLGLDSEDVANVVAAGRLCDIGAVGSQSGSHAQRGEQIVREIPALSPYRGWIRSHHEHLDGSGTPDGLAEADIPFEVRIITLADDFHSMIGSGGRLGMRPLHDALAHLRRYAGTRYDGRLVAALEELVTPRRRFGNPTAA, translated from the coding sequence ATGCAAACGTATCCCGGCGAACGCCTCGCCCTCTCTGAGCTTGCCTCCATCGTACGCGACGAAGTGATCTACGCCGACCGCTGGGCCATTGTCGACTGGATTCGTCGCGAGATGCGCGCGGCCACGCCACATGAAGTGTTGACGTTGATCGACCGTGCCGGCGCACAATTGGCGCAGTCGGTTGACGACGGAGATCGCAGCGCAGTGCTGCAGCGCCTCGAGACGATGCGGTCACGTTCCCAGGAACTTGTTTGGGAGCAAACGGCAACCCGCGGAACCAGCGTCGACGACGCGATTGGAGCGCTCCACGCCGTTGTCCGCGCGACCGATCCCGAGCTGCACCAGCATCTCGAAGCCGTCGGCGCGCTAGCGGGCCGGCTCGGTCGCACGCTAGGACTCGATTCCGAGGATGTCGCAAACGTTGTCGCCGCCGGGCGCCTGTGCGACATCGGGGCCGTCGGATCGCAATCGGGCTCGCACGCCCAGCGCGGCGAGCAGATCGTACGTGAGATTCCGGCACTGTCGCCGTATCGTGGCTGGATCCGGTCCCACCACGAACACCTCGACGGTTCCGGAACCCCCGATGGATTGGCCGAAGCCGACATCCCGTTCGAAGTACGAATCATCACGCTGGCGGACGACTTTCACTCGATGATCGGATCGGGCGGCCGACTGGGAATGCGCCCGCTCCACGACGCGCTCGCGCATCTACGGCGGTACGCGGGGACCCGCTACGACGGCCGCCTGGTGGCGGCGCTCGAAGAGCTCGTCACCCCGCGGCGCCGCTTCGGGAATCCCACCGCGGCGTAA
- a CDS encoding alkaline phosphatase family protein, with protein MHIVRAVVAAAFVAALTACSSGTISTPNPPGPGPTSAPSGSIQHVVILFQENRSFNSMFMGFPGAETSNVGACKRWKSPDGKVYCPDNAPVKLKPIYLESCPGGCPSGSGADIAHQYSTFNTEADADPATGVLRMDGFDAIYRGTTGGGLPAGLYPYGFVVKRETKPLWDMASQYTLADHMFSTEKSDSFPAHQQLIAGTTALSDQESLVDSPSYNLWGCDAPSGTTTPVLFKNGRYQVKGPFPCFNQYKTIADVLDASNVSWKYYVEAMSGKYADTSGDLWNAFDAIKSVRYGADWKKNIVSPNSQVMDDAAAGKLASVSYVIPTLFDSDHPASGCANGPNWVSRVVNAIGKSPEWKNTLILVTWDEWGGWYDGVPPPQPDYTTLGMRIPLIIISPYAKKHYVSKTQYEFGSLLKFIEQNFGTGSLNSTDVRANSIVDSLDFTQKPTAFKPIAVPPAQKCAGRSTEQLIEEEGGAPG; from the coding sequence GTGCATATTGTCCGCGCAGTCGTCGCGGCCGCATTCGTTGCGGCGCTCACGGCATGCAGTTCCGGTACCATCTCGACGCCAAACCCACCCGGGCCGGGACCAACTTCGGCTCCGTCCGGGTCGATCCAGCACGTCGTGATCCTGTTCCAAGAAAACCGCAGCTTCAATTCCATGTTCATGGGCTTCCCCGGTGCGGAAACGAGTAACGTCGGCGCCTGCAAGCGCTGGAAATCGCCGGACGGCAAAGTGTATTGTCCGGACAACGCGCCGGTCAAGCTCAAGCCGATCTACCTCGAGTCTTGTCCTGGCGGCTGCCCATCCGGCTCGGGAGCCGACATCGCTCATCAATACTCGACGTTTAACACCGAAGCCGACGCAGATCCAGCCACCGGGGTGCTGCGTATGGATGGCTTCGACGCGATCTACCGGGGAACGACCGGCGGCGGTCTGCCCGCCGGGCTGTATCCCTACGGCTTTGTCGTAAAGCGCGAAACCAAGCCCCTTTGGGATATGGCATCGCAATACACGCTAGCCGACCATATGTTCTCGACCGAGAAGAGCGACAGTTTCCCCGCACATCAACAACTAATTGCCGGGACGACGGCGCTGAGCGATCAAGAATCGTTAGTCGATTCGCCATCCTACAACCTTTGGGGTTGCGATGCACCCTCGGGCACGACGACGCCGGTACTGTTCAAGAATGGCCGTTATCAAGTCAAGGGTCCGTTCCCGTGCTTCAATCAGTACAAGACGATCGCCGACGTGCTCGATGCTTCAAATGTATCGTGGAAGTATTATGTCGAAGCGATGTCGGGTAAGTATGCAGATACTTCAGGCGATCTTTGGAACGCGTTCGACGCGATCAAGAGCGTTCGGTATGGCGCGGACTGGAAAAAGAACATCGTCAGTCCGAATAGCCAGGTCATGGACGACGCGGCTGCCGGAAAGCTTGCGTCCGTTTCGTACGTCATCCCGACACTATTTGATTCCGATCATCCCGCTTCGGGTTGTGCCAACGGTCCGAACTGGGTCTCACGCGTCGTCAACGCGATCGGAAAAAGCCCGGAGTGGAAGAACACCCTCATTCTCGTCACGTGGGACGAGTGGGGTGGCTGGTACGACGGCGTCCCGCCGCCACAACCCGACTACACGACGCTGGGCATGCGCATTCCGCTCATCATCATTTCGCCGTATGCGAAAAAGCACTACGTTTCGAAAACGCAATACGAGTTCGGCTCCCTCCTAAAGTTCATCGAACAAAACTTCGGAACGGGATCGCTGAATTCGACCGATGTGCGCGCCAACTCGATCGTCGATTCGTTGGACTTCACGCAGAAGCCGACGGCCTTCAAACCGATCGCAGTGCCTCCGGCTCAAAAGTGCGCCGGCCGCTCCACCGAACAACTAATCGAAGAAGAGGGCGGCGCTCCCGGATAG